One segment of Cyanobacteria bacterium FACHB-DQ100 DNA contains the following:
- a CDS encoding Nif11 family protein, with protein sequence MAKSLEQFNQVLLNDSTIQEQLKFTADQAGFAKLMVELGAEKGYSFTTADVEKQISAGQTVEVRDLCNEELEAVAGGLQAAYTGGCDGRGWTSLFGWCREN encoded by the coding sequence ATGGCAAAGAGCCTAGAACAATTCAATCAAGTTCTTCTGAACGACTCGACGATTCAAGAGCAACTAAAATTTACGGCTGATCAAGCAGGATTTGCAAAACTCATGGTTGAGCTAGGAGCGGAAAAAGGCTATAGCTTCACCACTGCTGATGTAGAAAAACAGATTTCTGCGGGTCAAACGGTAGAAGTGCGAGATCTCTGCAACGAAGAGTTAGAAGCAGTTGCCGGAGGATTGCAAGCTGCCTATACCGGAGGCTGTGATGGTCGGGGCTGGACAAGTTTGTTTGGTTGGTGCCGCGAAAACTAA
- a CDS encoding lycopene cyclase family protein: protein MFDALVIGSGPAGLAIAAALCDEGLNVAGLAPVPPPVAWSNTYGIWCDELEPMNLTHLLSHRWQNSVAYAAQQKIALGREYGLFDNVKLQNYWLERCDRGKMVWHQGTAAALEHFADRSCVTTPEGIALSARIVVDASGHKPALLKRPKSDRIAYQAAYGIVGRFSSPPIESQQFVLMDYRADHLSSDERKAPPTFLYAMDLGNDVFFVEETSLANSPAVTFEVLQQRLEKRLAFRDVQVKEIQHVEYCLFPMNLPLPSLEQSVIGFGGAASMVHPASGYMVGALLRRAPGVAKTIAHAVENLNDPPARIATSAWQTLWSSDEMRKRTLYLFGLENLMRFDEQTLQAFFASFFQLPRSQWSAFLANTLSTPEMLQTMMNLFGHTTHEVRWNLMRSAWSDRALLWKVLVG, encoded by the coding sequence GTGTTTGATGCTCTAGTCATTGGCTCTGGACCCGCAGGACTGGCGATCGCTGCCGCGCTTTGTGATGAAGGGTTAAACGTTGCAGGTTTAGCGCCCGTCCCGCCTCCGGTTGCGTGGTCAAATACCTATGGGATTTGGTGCGATGAATTAGAGCCGATGAACTTAACGCATCTTTTGAGCCACCGTTGGCAAAATAGTGTGGCCTATGCAGCTCAACAAAAAATCGCGCTTGGGCGAGAATATGGCTTATTCGATAACGTCAAACTTCAAAACTACTGGTTGGAACGCTGCGATCGCGGCAAGATGGTTTGGCATCAGGGTACTGCTGCCGCCCTGGAGCATTTCGCTGATCGCTCTTGTGTCACAACCCCAGAAGGAATTGCTTTATCCGCCAGAATTGTGGTTGATGCGAGTGGGCACAAACCTGCCCTATTAAAAAGACCCAAAAGCGACCGCATCGCTTACCAGGCAGCCTACGGCATCGTCGGCAGATTCTCCTCGCCGCCGATCGAATCCCAGCAGTTTGTCTTGATGGACTATCGGGCAGATCACCTGTCATCTGATGAACGAAAAGCGCCTCCTACCTTCCTTTATGCGATGGATCTAGGAAATGATGTCTTTTTTGTAGAAGAGACTTCATTGGCAAACAGTCCTGCTGTGACGTTTGAGGTGTTGCAGCAGCGGTTAGAGAAGCGGCTTGCCTTTCGGGATGTGCAGGTGAAAGAGATACAGCACGTTGAATACTGTCTGTTTCCCATGAATTTGCCGTTACCGTCTCTCGAACAATCAGTAATCGGGTTCGGTGGGGCAGCGAGTATGGTGCATCCTGCATCCGGGTACATGGTGGGTGCGCTGCTACGACGTGCGCCGGGAGTCGCGAAGACGATCGCCCACGCTGTAGAAAATCTGAACGATCCTCCCGCGAGAATTGCTACATCTGCATGGCAAACGCTGTGGTCAAGCGATGAGATGCGTAAACGCACCCTCTATTTATTTGGTTTAGAAAATCTGATGCGGTTTGATGAGCAAACGCTACAGGCTTTCTTTGCTTCCTTCTTTCAGTTGCCACGATCTCAGTGGAGCGCTTTTCTGGCAAATACCCTTTCTACGCCTGAAATGTTGCAAACGATGATGAACTTATTCGGTCACACCACCCATGAAGTTCGCTGGAATTTAATGCGCTCTGCCTGGAGCGATCGAGCGTTGCTTTGGAAAGTATTGGTTGGGTAA
- a CDS encoding peptidase domain-containing ABC transporter, with amino-acid sequence MKYYNVRQHSQEDCGAACLASIAKVYGKTFTLAHVREAVGTGQLGTTLLGLKRGAETLGFKARAVQVQPESLRSIGTFPLPAIVHWKGYHWVVLYQQRGKRFVIADPAVGIRYLSQSELRSGWTDGVMLLLEPDLEHFLAQSDDATGSWNRFLKNTWEHRQLIATVLVMNLFLGILSLSAPFLMQILTDDVLMRGDLKLLAIVAIAVIVLNCISSSLGYIQSLLIAHFTQRLELGLVLDFSRQLLRLPLQYFETRRSGEIVSRLRDIQEINQLVGQIVVGLPSQLFIAIVSLGLMLLYSAKLTAVALGLAVVMILSTVMLVPLLQEKTRSLLVLEAENQGILVETFKGALTLRTLNAAPQFWDELQSRFGRLANLTFRTLQIGIINRALSGFVSAVSSIILLWFGSSFVIANELTIGQLIAFNSMNTNFLAFIAALLGVIHALVQAQTGVQRLTEVIAATPEDFDASKKPAATLSSTADIVCSHLTFNYPGRLELLEDFSLTIPGGQTIALIGKSGCGKSTLAKLIAGLYPVQSGNLRIGLYNLQDLSLACVRQQVVLVPQDAHFWSRSILENFRLAAPQATFEQIVQACRITEADQFISQLPDKYQTVLGEFGANLSGGQRQRLAIARALLSDPPILILDESTSGLDPVSESQVLDRLLLHRTGKTTILISHRSKVIDRSAWIVFLEQGKLKLQGSLNRLRSTPGSHLEFLSSAEKSIELMNGVLR; translated from the coding sequence ATGAAATACTATAACGTTCGTCAGCATAGCCAGGAAGACTGTGGAGCCGCTTGTCTTGCCTCGATCGCCAAAGTCTACGGTAAAACTTTCACTCTTGCACATGTGCGGGAAGCGGTTGGGACAGGACAGTTGGGAACAACGCTCTTGGGCTTAAAACGGGGTGCTGAAACGCTAGGATTCAAAGCACGAGCTGTTCAAGTCCAACCCGAATCGCTCCGCTCGATCGGAACATTCCCCTTGCCTGCGATCGTGCATTGGAAGGGGTATCATTGGGTGGTGCTGTACCAGCAGCGCGGCAAGCGATTTGTCATTGCCGATCCTGCGGTAGGCATTCGCTATCTTTCCCAATCCGAACTCAGATCGGGCTGGACTGATGGAGTGATGTTACTGCTAGAGCCAGATTTAGAACATTTCTTGGCGCAGTCCGATGATGCAACAGGGAGCTGGAATCGTTTTCTCAAAAATACTTGGGAACATCGCCAGTTGATTGCAACAGTGCTAGTGATGAATCTCTTTTTAGGTATTCTCTCGCTCTCAGCCCCGTTCCTGATGCAGATTCTTACCGATGATGTGTTGATGCGAGGAGACCTGAAACTACTCGCGATCGTCGCGATCGCAGTCATTGTTCTCAACTGTATTAGCAGCAGTTTAGGATACATTCAGTCCTTGCTGATTGCTCACTTTACTCAGCGGCTAGAACTGGGGTTAGTGCTAGATTTTAGTCGACAACTGTTGCGGTTACCTTTGCAGTATTTTGAAACTCGGCGGAGTGGAGAAATTGTGAGCCGCTTGCGCGATATTCAAGAGATTAATCAACTCGTTGGGCAAATTGTTGTGGGGTTGCCAAGCCAGTTATTTATTGCGATCGTCTCTCTCGGATTAATGTTGCTCTATAGTGCAAAACTGACAGCCGTTGCCTTGGGTCTTGCGGTAGTCATGATTCTTTCAACGGTAATGTTAGTTCCACTGTTACAGGAGAAAACGCGCAGTCTATTGGTGCTGGAAGCAGAAAATCAAGGCATTCTTGTCGAAACATTCAAAGGGGCGCTGACCCTGAGAACGCTCAATGCTGCTCCTCAATTTTGGGATGAATTGCAAAGCCGATTCGGGCGACTCGCAAATCTAACATTTCGGACACTTCAAATTGGAATAATTAATCGCGCACTCTCTGGTTTTGTCTCTGCTGTAAGTAGCATCATCTTACTCTGGTTTGGCAGTTCATTTGTAATTGCGAATGAACTAACTATTGGGCAACTCATTGCTTTTAATAGCATGAACACTAATTTCCTCGCATTTATTGCTGCATTGCTGGGAGTGATTCATGCTTTGGTTCAGGCACAAACAGGTGTGCAGCGCTTAACCGAAGTCATTGCAGCCACTCCTGAAGATTTTGATGCGTCTAAAAAACCTGCTGCAACGCTCTCGTCCACAGCAGATATTGTTTGTAGCCATCTCACATTTAACTATCCAGGTCGGCTAGAGCTATTAGAAGATTTCTCACTGACTATCCCAGGCGGGCAAACGATCGCGCTCATCGGCAAATCAGGCTGCGGCAAGAGTACGCTTGCAAAACTGATTGCCGGACTCTATCCAGTGCAATCGGGCAACTTACGCATCGGCTTATACAATCTGCAAGATCTATCGCTCGCCTGTGTGCGGCAACAGGTTGTTTTAGTGCCTCAAGATGCCCATTTCTGGAGTCGCTCCATCTTAGAAAATTTCCGCCTTGCGGCTCCTCAGGCGACCTTTGAGCAGATTGTGCAAGCTTGCCGCATTACCGAAGCCGATCAATTTATCAGTCAACTCCCGGATAAATACCAAACGGTGTTGGGTGAGTTTGGTGCCAATCTTTCTGGAGGGCAACGGCAACGACTCGCGATTGCACGCGCCTTGTTAAGTGATCCGCCGATTTTGATTCTAGATGAATCAACCTCTGGACTCGATCCAGTCAGTGAGTCGCAAGTATTAGATCGCCTCCTGCTGCATCGAACTGGCAAGACGACTATCTTAATTAGCCATCGTTCCAAGGTCATTGATCGCTCAGCCTGGATTGTTTTTTTAGAGCAAGGCAAGCTCAAACTGCAAGGCTCACTCAATCGCTTGCGATCCACACCAGGCAGTCATCTAGAGTTTTTATCCTCTGCTGAAAAAAGTATTGAATTGATGAATGGAGTCCTCCGATGA
- a CDS encoding Nif11 family protein: MAKSLEQFNQVLLNDSTIQEQLKVSIDQAGFAKLMVKLGAEKGYSFTTADVEEQISAGQALGVRDLCNEELEAVAGGLQAAYTGGCDGRGWTSLFGWCREN; encoded by the coding sequence ATGGCAAAGAGCCTAGAACAGTTCAATCAAGTTCTTCTGAACGACTCGACGATTCAAGAGCAACTGAAGGTTTCAATTGACCAAGCAGGGTTTGCAAAGCTGATGGTTAAGCTAGGAGCAGAAAAAGGCTATAGCTTCACCACTGCTGATGTAGAAGAACAGATTTCTGCGGGTCAAGCGCTAGGAGTACGAGATCTCTGCAACGAGGAGTTAGAAGCAGTTGCCGGAGGACTGCAAGCTGCCTATACCGGAGGCTGTGATGGTCGGGGCTGGACAAGTTTGTTTGGTTGGTGCCGCGAAAACTAA
- a CDS encoding lysophospholipase → MKHREGTLAGWQGVNLYYQSWHPDEPSQAVVTLVHGLGGHSNVFQTAVEYLLPQGYEVYAFDLRGHGRSAEQRGHINAWAEFREDLRIFLRFVRSQRTSCPLILWGHSLGGTIVLDYVLRSPDEIQGLIVTAPALSKVSVSRTKLAIGRLMSRFVPRFSLRLGIHHYVGSRNPKVVEAYRQDPLRHEYGSARLATEYFSTVRWIYRHASELKIPLLILHGSSDRVTLPEGSRLFFQEVIFPDKEHREYPGSYHDLFVDTDYELVFLDLENWLKRHLIGAKTCQPFLTEA, encoded by the coding sequence ATGAAACATCGAGAAGGAACTCTTGCCGGGTGGCAGGGGGTGAATCTCTATTATCAAAGTTGGCATCCTGACGAACCGAGTCAGGCAGTTGTAACGTTAGTTCATGGATTGGGTGGACACAGTAATGTGTTTCAGACTGCGGTGGAGTATTTACTCCCTCAAGGCTATGAAGTCTATGCTTTCGATTTACGTGGGCATGGACGATCGGCGGAACAACGAGGACATATCAATGCTTGGGCGGAGTTTCGAGAAGACTTACGCATCTTTCTGCGCTTTGTGCGATCGCAGCGTACAAGTTGCCCGCTCATTCTATGGGGACATAGCTTGGGGGGAACGATCGTGCTGGATTATGTCCTGCGCTCTCCCGACGAAATTCAAGGCTTGATTGTGACGGCTCCTGCATTGAGCAAAGTCAGCGTTTCTCGCACGAAACTCGCGATCGGGCGATTGATGTCGCGATTTGTGCCGAGATTTAGCTTACGGCTTGGGATTCACCACTATGTTGGATCACGCAATCCAAAAGTCGTCGAAGCTTATCGACAAGACCCGTTGCGGCATGAGTATGGCAGCGCTCGACTTGCAACCGAGTATTTCTCAACGGTTCGCTGGATTTATCGTCATGCGTCTGAATTGAAAATTCCGCTGTTGATTCTGCATGGAAGTAGCGATCGGGTCACTTTGCCTGAAGGCAGTCGTCTCTTTTTCCAAGAGGTGATTTTTCCAGATAAAGAACATCGGGAATATCCGGGGAGTTATCACGATCTATTCGTGGATACGGACTATGAACTGGTGTTTTTAGATCTCGAAAACTGGTTGAAGCGGCATTTGATTGGGGCAAAGACCTGTCAGCCGTTTTTAACTGAAGCTTAA
- the lanM gene encoding type 2 lantipeptide synthetase LanM codes for MNHADFMQIAFQASSLWEQFNHHWGQPSLDHQTQQTDAILQRWCETAAQGNWEKFEKRLAWDGLDSATVKAVLAASTINPKDEPANPLPNSGWIETLQAIVRMALEQSLNDRKTIALPIEPEKPLPFEDILLPVLLAARQKLWAQINPTAMQVLSEGAYLQIERQFLQQLIALCTPTLDAEFSRFRPLGQTLLNRFITPQEQLSTTYYRAFVEKQLSDGLLTLFQTYPVLGRLIATTVDFWVSAIADFLQHLNTDWADLQHTFADSAPLRQVTQVESSLSDAHHQMRTVIALTFDSGLKLIYKPRDLGLEVAYQHLLAWCNEQSELLPFRVLRVLDRTTHGWVEYVEQLPCQDELAAQRFYQRSGMLLCLLYVLRTTDCHYGNLIASGEHLVLVDMEALMHPTADPLVESWNSTNAQNGSDQRFWDSVLRTGLLPQWELNKQNRVAFDISGLGSVDPQQAPRKMPCWKAINTDDMRLVYESVTLPLEANVPVLNGTPLSPNNYLPQLLEGFEEMYRFLLQQRASLLDSDSPLSNLKHQRVRFVFRATQIYDAIKQKSLSPQFLRNGIDRSIELDVLSRAFLVSPTKPKAWAILQAERKSLEQLDIPHFEVRAEDVALMSGSQTVVEQYFQHSSFSEVEAQLQQLSEGDLARQVTLIRGAFCARIARVPNRDRTSPIQTINNIASPTAELFLREAEAIAAEIENAALLEPDGSASWIALTYLPEVERFQFRPLGDTLYDGRSGIALFLAAMSMITGRSRYRSLALSALGSLRSWMHHSDIELSQKVANSLGIGGATGLGSLIYALVRINQFLQEPTLLEDAERIARYITPELIATDHQLDILGGAAGAILGLLTLYEVSSDPKVLAAAEYCGHHLLTHQVSINDLPKSWKTISETPLTGFSHGAAGIAYALLRLYRVTRNRCYFEAAQEGIAYERHHFSAQVRNWADLRHKQPNFMTSWCHGAPGIGLARMGSLLMLETDSERNEAQQEIRIALETTMNYPQAIDHLCCGNFGRVEALLLAEQLDARSGWKEKAKQQAAWTISKSEQAGGYQLFLDLPTMFNPGFFQGTAGIGYQLLRLANPEALPSALLWH; via the coding sequence ATGAACCATGCTGACTTCATGCAAATTGCATTTCAAGCAAGCTCTTTATGGGAGCAATTCAATCATCATTGGGGGCAACCTTCCCTAGACCATCAAACTCAGCAGACCGATGCAATTTTACAACGGTGGTGTGAAACTGCCGCTCAAGGGAATTGGGAAAAGTTTGAGAAACGGTTAGCGTGGGATGGGTTAGACAGCGCAACTGTAAAGGCTGTTTTGGCAGCATCCACAATCAATCCAAAGGACGAACCAGCAAACCCTTTACCTAACTCCGGCTGGATAGAAACACTCCAGGCGATCGTCCGAATGGCTTTAGAACAAAGCTTGAACGATCGTAAAACCATCGCACTTCCTATAGAGCCAGAAAAACCGCTCCCGTTTGAAGATATTTTGCTCCCTGTTCTTTTAGCTGCTCGTCAAAAGCTATGGGCACAGATAAACCCAACCGCCATGCAGGTTCTATCCGAAGGTGCTTATCTTCAGATAGAACGCCAATTTTTGCAACAACTAATCGCACTTTGCACTCCTACCTTGGATGCTGAGTTTTCGCGCTTTCGTCCACTCGGACAGACCTTACTGAATCGATTCATCACGCCTCAAGAACAGCTCAGTACAACTTATTACCGTGCCTTTGTTGAAAAGCAGTTATCAGATGGACTGCTCACTCTGTTCCAAACCTACCCTGTTTTAGGGAGATTGATTGCGACAACGGTTGATTTTTGGGTGAGTGCGATCGCGGATTTTCTTCAGCACCTCAATACCGATTGGGCTGATTTGCAACATACCTTCGCAGATTCAGCACCCCTCAGACAAGTGACGCAAGTGGAATCGTCGCTTTCTGATGCCCACCATCAAATGCGAACAGTGATCGCGCTGACCTTTGATTCAGGATTAAAACTAATCTATAAACCGAGAGATCTAGGATTGGAAGTTGCCTATCAACACCTCCTCGCTTGGTGCAATGAACAGAGTGAATTACTTCCGTTCAGAGTGTTGCGCGTTCTCGATCGCACCACTCATGGTTGGGTCGAATATGTAGAGCAGTTACCGTGTCAGGACGAACTTGCTGCCCAGCGTTTTTATCAGCGATCGGGAATGTTGCTCTGTCTGCTCTATGTCTTACGAACGACCGATTGTCACTATGGTAATTTGATCGCGAGCGGAGAGCATCTCGTTTTAGTTGACATGGAAGCATTGATGCATCCTACTGCTGATCCCTTGGTTGAAAGCTGGAACTCAACCAATGCTCAGAATGGCAGTGATCAACGGTTTTGGGATTCGGTGCTGCGAACAGGACTTTTGCCTCAGTGGGAACTCAATAAGCAAAATCGAGTTGCCTTTGATATTAGCGGTTTGGGCAGTGTTGATCCTCAACAAGCACCACGAAAGATGCCTTGCTGGAAAGCAATTAATACCGATGATATGCGGCTAGTATATGAATCCGTGACCTTGCCGCTAGAAGCAAATGTGCCAGTTTTAAATGGGACACCGCTCTCCCCTAACAATTATCTTCCCCAATTGCTCGAAGGGTTTGAGGAAATGTATCGTTTCTTGCTACAGCAACGCGCATCATTGCTGGATAGTGATTCGCCTTTAAGCAACTTAAAGCACCAACGGGTAAGATTTGTCTTCCGCGCGACTCAAATTTACGATGCGATTAAGCAAAAGTCGCTATCTCCTCAGTTTCTCCGCAACGGCATCGATCGTAGTATTGAACTAGATGTTCTTAGCCGTGCTTTTTTAGTATCACCGACTAAGCCAAAAGCATGGGCGATTCTACAGGCAGAACGGAAATCATTAGAACAGCTTGATATTCCCCATTTTGAAGTAAGAGCAGAAGACGTTGCGTTAATGTCGGGTTCGCAAACTGTTGTAGAACAATACTTTCAGCATTCTAGCTTTAGCGAGGTAGAAGCGCAGCTTCAGCAACTGAGTGAGGGTGATCTAGCGCGGCAAGTAACATTGATTCGGGGTGCCTTTTGTGCGCGAATTGCCCGTGTTCCAAACCGCGATCGCACGTCTCCGATCCAGACGATCAACAATATTGCATCTCCTACGGCTGAATTGTTTTTACGCGAGGCAGAAGCGATCGCAGCGGAAATCGAGAATGCTGCGCTGCTCGAACCAGATGGCAGTGCCAGTTGGATTGCCCTAACCTATTTGCCTGAAGTCGAGCGATTCCAGTTCCGTCCTCTGGGAGACACACTGTACGATGGCAGGAGCGGAATTGCCTTATTTTTGGCGGCAATGAGTATGATAACAGGACGATCGCGGTATCGTTCCTTGGCACTCAGCGCACTAGGATCTCTGCGATCGTGGATGCATCATTCCGATATTGAGCTTTCTCAAAAAGTCGCAAACAGCTTGGGAATCGGTGGCGCAACAGGTTTAGGGTCTTTGATCTACGCCTTAGTTCGGATCAATCAATTCTTGCAAGAACCGACGCTGTTAGAAGATGCAGAGCGGATTGCGCGCTATATCACTCCAGAACTGATCGCAACAGATCATCAACTAGACATTCTTGGAGGTGCGGCGGGTGCAATTTTGGGATTGCTCACACTATACGAGGTCAGTAGCGATCCGAAAGTCTTAGCAGCAGCAGAATACTGTGGTCATCACCTCCTCACGCATCAAGTTAGCATCAATGACTTGCCTAAAAGCTGGAAAACAATTAGTGAAACACCGCTGACTGGCTTTTCTCATGGAGCAGCAGGCATCGCCTATGCTCTGCTAAGGCTTTATCGCGTCACCCGAAATCGCTGCTATTTTGAGGCTGCCCAAGAAGGGATAGCCTACGAGCGGCATCACTTCTCCGCACAGGTGAGAAATTGGGCAGATCTGCGGCACAAGCAGCCCAACTTCATGACGAGTTGGTGTCATGGCGCTCCAGGAATTGGATTGGCTCGGATGGGAAGCTTATTGATGCTAGAAACCGATTCAGAACGGAATGAGGCACAGCAAGAGATTAGAATTGCACTAGAAACGACAATGAACTATCCACAGGCGATCGATCATCTTTGCTGTGGCAATTTTGGTCGAGTTGAGGCACTATTGCTAGCTGAACAACTTGATGCCCGATCAGGCTGGAAAGAGAAAGCTAAGCAACAGGCAGCTTGGACAATCTCAAAATCAGAGCAAGCTGGCGGATATCAGCTATTTTTAGATTTGCCAACGATGTTTAATCCTGGTTTCTTCCAGGGAACGGCTGGGATTGGCTACCAGTTGTTGCGCTTAGCGAATCCAGAAGCATTGCCATCAGCGCTACTGTGGCACTGA
- the purT gene encoding formate-dependent phosphoribosylglycinamide formyltransferase: MTDLSSWGTSLTPTAQRLLLLGSGELGKEVAIEAQRLGLEVIAVDAYANAPAMQVAHRSHVINMLDGTQVRRIVEQEKPGLIVPEVEAIATATLVELEQEGWRVVPTAKATQLTMNREGIRCLAAEELGLKTSPYRFAETEVEYQQAIVELGLPCVVKPVMSSSGKGQSTVRTEAEIQSAWEYAQAGGRTKGGRVIVEGFVPFDTEITLLTVRSASGTHFCPPIGHIQVGGDYRESWQPCALHPQTLERCQEIAEKITTALGGWGLFGVELFIQGTSETAQTVYFSEVSPRPHDTGMVTLISQSMSEFELHVRAITGLPIGEITLIQPGASAVILASTAGDNPRFSGISEALQVPTSKVRLFGKPRAYRNRRMGVALALGDTVEQARERAKASAAAVTVLVSQA, translated from the coding sequence ATGACCGATCTGTCGTCTTGGGGTACATCCCTGACCCCCACTGCTCAACGGCTTCTCTTGCTTGGCTCCGGCGAACTGGGCAAAGAAGTTGCAATTGAAGCCCAGCGTCTGGGGTTAGAAGTCATTGCGGTCGATGCCTATGCAAATGCGCCCGCGATGCAGGTCGCCCACCGATCGCATGTGATCAATATGCTGGACGGAACCCAAGTGCGGCGAATTGTTGAGCAGGAAAAACCGGGGCTGATTGTGCCGGAAGTTGAGGCGATCGCTACAGCGACCCTAGTTGAGCTAGAACAGGAAGGCTGGCGAGTCGTTCCCACCGCGAAGGCAACTCAGCTCACCATGAATCGAGAGGGGATTCGGTGTCTAGCCGCCGAGGAGCTAGGGCTGAAAACCTCGCCCTATCGCTTTGCTGAAACAGAAGTCGAATACCAGCAGGCGATCGTAGAGTTGGGCTTACCCTGTGTCGTTAAACCTGTTATGAGTTCCTCCGGCAAAGGTCAGAGTACCGTCCGCACTGAGGCAGAAATTCAATCTGCCTGGGAGTATGCCCAAGCCGGGGGACGCACCAAAGGCGGGCGAGTCATTGTCGAAGGATTTGTCCCCTTTGACACCGAGATTACCTTGCTGACGGTTCGTTCGGCTTCTGGGACTCACTTCTGTCCACCCATTGGTCATATTCAGGTGGGTGGTGACTACCGAGAATCTTGGCAACCCTGCGCTCTGCACCCCCAGACTCTAGAACGGTGTCAGGAGATTGCCGAGAAGATTACGACCGCCCTTGGAGGATGGGGCCTCTTTGGCGTTGAACTCTTCATTCAAGGAACTAGCGAAACAGCACAAACCGTATACTTCAGTGAAGTCAGTCCCCGCCCCCACGATACCGGGATGGTGACTCTGATAAGCCAGAGTATGTCTGAGTTTGAGTTGCATGTGCGAGCCATCACCGGGCTTCCCATTGGCGAGATTACCCTGATCCAACCCGGGGCATCGGCTGTGATTCTAGCCAGTACGGCGGGCGATAATCCCCGGTTTAGCGGAATTAGCGAAGCGCTGCAGGTGCCGACCAGTAAAGTCCGTCTGTTCGGCAAGCCTCGCGCCTATCGGAATCGTCGGATGGGGGTTGCTTTGGCGCTGGGCGATACTGTGGAGCAGGCTAGAGAGCGAGCGAAAGCAAGCGCGGCGGCTGTCACAGTTTTAGTATCGCAGGCTTGA